The genomic stretch GCTTTCACGCTCATAGTGAAGTGGCGCTGGCAGAGGGCGCAGAATTGAGTGGAGTGGAGTGGAGAGTGGCAAATGGGCATTGAGGAGGTAGGAGACTCTCCTAAGATAGAGGCATTATACTTTCCTCTTGCCTGTAAACTAGAATCGTAGATTGCACTGCTTCTGTGCCAGTGAGATGTATAGGTTTTGGTGTTTTTCTATCTTGGCTGTATGGAGCCAAAGCGGCTATTGTGCCGATAATACGTAGCCCGTATAATCTGAATAGAGTAACTTGGTTTGTTTTTGCAGACGTCATGATGATATTATATCTCTTAAGGTAACTTTTGCCTTCAAATCCGGGCCCTTAGTTAAGATATTAATATtagtgttggaaggtctatagcactagtgctgaaaggaaataacgataactaggaatgcattctgttcggtgattgtgattgatttattacgaacacagctgctacgaaggtatacctaagctctgcgcaaggtgggccgaagtcgggccgaagtgtccagcagccgacgtctctaccgatactcacgatccgacaatTAGTCCTTATTTGAATACTCGGGAAAAGATAAGACTACCTCATCACAAAGAAATAACTAGAAAGCAAGGAAGATACTAGGAACTAGTAGTAGGAGTATGCACTCTAATCTTGATAAACTCAAAGTATACATAGACCTCTGTAAGTTTTCAAAGTAACTCTAGGTATGGTCTGTATACCTACCAGATACCTAAGAAAATCTCATTCACATGCACACTGACCTTGGAAGGACAGCTAGCTACCTCATTATATCCTTGCCAATGAAGTCCTAACATTATCGTGGTCCTCAACTACCCAAAACCCTATTAACCTCCTCCCTCTGTCTCCCCAACAACTCCGCCAACTCGGTCCTACGCCTCTGTAGATCCAACAGCAGAGCCTCCGTATTCCTCTCACGCTCCAAGACCGCTGCCTCCCGCCTATCTAAGTGATGGTGTCGGACGTTCTGCGCGGTCTGTAATGCATCTAGAGCTTGCCCGCGGTAGTTGAGGTCCTCTTCACGCTGGATGAGCGCCTGTTCTCGACGGGTGAGCTCGTCGGTATGCTGCAAAGAGCTCGCTTGTAGTGTAGGGCGCTGGGGTACTGCATTGTTTGCATTCGACATGACGTTGTCCCGGTTGGGTACGTGGGTAGCTGCAGGGCCGGAGGAGAATCCATGGTATGTGGGCGATGAAGGGATGGCCAAAGGTGAAGTCATGGCGTGGAAGACAGGGGAGGATGGTGCAGGCGGGGCAGTGAATGTGTTCTCCGGTGTGCGGGCTAGTACGGGTGCCATGCCCAAGCGATCGAAGACTTGATCTGGCAAGGTGGGTAGTGTTGGAGAATTCGCTGCTGGAAAACCTTCTGCCGGGTTTGTATACGAAGGTGCGTCGTCAGGAGGTAGCCGGAAGAGGTTGAAGTGACGGCCAGTATTCAGGATACGGTTAAATGCGCCGTTTCTATTTCTAATGTCTCCACCTCCTAACGTGTTGGACCTGCCGAGTCTATTACTCATCTCGTTGCTAGTACCACCTATGTCTCGGTGACCCGAGACACTGCGATAGCGATGTCGGCGCTGACGTGCAACGTGCGCTCGATCCGTGAGCTGTGCTCGCTCCCGTATATCTGCCACATCGCGCGTAAACTCCTGGAAGCTGCGTACCTGTGTCGCGTACTCTTCTTCAGATTCCGAGTCCGAGTCGATGACGATGGGAGCCTGTGGGACTTGGGGGCGATTCAGGTTGGTATGGAGGGCTTCGAGACGAGGAAGGGGGCGAGGACGCTGATCATTAATGGCTGGTAAGTGGCCTGCTCTCTGGCCATAGGCTCGTATGGAGGATGGGGTACCTGCACCAGATGGTTCGTTCAAGTCATGTATGTTTGTTGAACGAAGTACACTAGGAAATACCCTCGCCCTGGGTATCCAGAATGCCCGGCAAAGGGGACACCGCTTCTCGGCATGTGGTGAACTGCACAATAGCTGCCTCAGGCATTTAGCGCCAATATGGTGGTTGCAGCCTGTGATACCTATGATGCGTAGACAGAGCTCCTCAGTATAGCTCTCCAAGCATATGGCGCACTCATCGTTCGGTGACATGGGGGTCACATGTACAGTGTGATTGCTGATGAACGTAGCTGCGGTACTCGGAGTGCTTGCTGCAACTATAGCTGGTGCGTTCGCTGCAGAGCGCAGCAACTCAGTCGAGAAGTGGGTGGTAGGCAACGGGAGCATTGGGTTGGTGACTTGTCTGCGCTCTCTCGCGTTATTCTCTGCGTCGAGGAAGGGTTGCATAGCCGCATAGTCAGCTAGATCGCGTGAGCCTAACATTATTGAAGCGCAAGTCCTTTGTGTGGTGGTCTTGGATGACAATGCGAAGGTTAAGTAGAGATTGAGCAGGTAAGCGACCTAGAACACCAGAAGAAGGTCACCGCTTAGCCGCGGTGAGTTCAATTACATCCCTCGCCGCGGGCAGACGTGTTCGTCCTGGTGAAGGCGAGTCCTTAGCGCGGATATACAAACGGCGCGTTTGCGTTCGTGACCGCTACTTGCCACTGTGGGGTAGAAACGACAAACAGATCAGTGATTTGACCTCGAATTAGCTCAGGAGAGCGTATAGACTGTGAGAAGAGACTTAGAATAAGAAATACAAGTAGTTATAATGAGTTAGCAAAGGAGGGTCTTAAGTGATGCGTATCAGATTTTATACTAGGATAGCTCGTGACAGTTAAGAGAGAGAGCACATATTTTGTGGAGGCTTTCAAGGGTAGATCAGGGTCAATTTATAGCTGTAATTGGGTAGGGAGAAGGGGGGTTGTTCAAGAGCAGAAGCCTTGGGTCACATGTGGGTGTCATATGTGTAAGGTTACAAACATGTATATCAGCAATATTTGACAACAAATGCGGACTTGCTGATCTCTTGAGAATTGGTGAGAATTGGATAGAAGAAGGTAAGACATTCTATGATTAAAGAGACTACAGCCTGATATGACCCTAAGTATGAAGTGTAAAACGCAAAATAAGAACCATCTCCTAAGAAGATGAGAAGTATAATATGAAAAAAGAAACATTCCTCTAAAGCTGAAAGACACAAGCTGTGCTGCTTTTTCATGACCTCAGGGTCTGTAAGGAGGAGGTGGCGCATCATACTCCCCCAACTCTGTAGATACGGTAGGCGTATAAGCTGCCCCTTGGTGGCCATGCTCATATCTGTATGTCTCCCAATCATGATTGGCAGTATGTCCAGCACTATACGCCTGATCGCCAGCCATCTCGTATGTGAGGCCCGGCGATGTAGGCGTAGCGCCAAAAGCTGGTGTTGACACGGAGAAGCCCGCATTGCCATACGGACCATTGCGCGGTATAGCAGGCGACAAGGCTCGACTTTCTTGCTCCTGTGCATTCTGTGGACGTGTCCCGTTTGCAATGGGCATGCGCGATAAGGTTGCGAAAGAGTCGCTGCGTTGTAGGCTAGGCTgaatgatgatctggggTTTACGCTGCGGGACCGGCCGTCTCGGGATGTTGAAGCTCTGGGTGTGGGGAGGGGCGTGCGGCCGGTGTTGGAACTGCGTGTTCGCTTGAGGCTCTGCCTGGGATTGACAGAATTGCGGGCGAGGCTGCTGCGGCACTACGGGGGCATAACACGCGTACTTTTGCGGCGGTATCGCGGgcggttgttggtgttgggcATGGTGATTGGCTTGCTGAGGCCAGTTCTGCTGTTGTTTGGTGCAAGTTGCACCCGGGAACGTCTTGTTCCGCTTATGCTGCGTGTCTTGATCGACCCTCTCTTTCTCATTCTTTTTTCGGTAGTGTCGGTGGAGGAGATATCCACCGGCAACTATCTCGAGGCCACCAAAGATCATTTTGCCGTCTGGAGTAGAACACAAGCAACGTTTGGGGCAGAAGATGCTGGGGAGGACAGTGACCCAAGGCAAACAGTTTTTTTGCTGGGCAAGGAAGGGGAGGAATGACTGAGGCCATGATGTCGGACGAGGTGCTGCGCCTCTATTGTCGGGCTATTTGGGAAAGAACTACTGGCTGCCGCATTCCCGCGTGGTGGCGGAGTCTGATAGCGCTGAGCGGACATGTCCAATCATCATTGCTCGCTTAGATACCCATTTATGGCGGCATACCCCTGCCAAAAAGTCGTCGTTCCCGTTGCGTGGAGAAACGGTTGTGACAAAAAGTGTGACTAGTCTTGATATCTCAGTCTAGTGTTGAGGTGTGAAGGATTCTGTATCGCATCGAGTGTGTCAATGCTTTGGATCAAATTGGGCGACGTTTGGCGAGGTATTACCGAATACAGTAAAGCTTGCGAGATGAACCGACATTCTGGCTCTGGCGGTGATGTCCTGTCGACTTTATCACCCTTCATATTCTTCAGGCTCCCAAGTCCTCCATCAATTCAAACTTAATCCAACAGGAGGACTACTATGGAGTCGAAGAGCAAACATGAAGCATCTCTTGGAGAGCTCGAGTTACAACCAACACGAGAACCAGCAATTGAAAACCCAACTACAAGGCTCAACCCTCCCATTGAAGAGACAAGTCTAACAAAAAGAAACCTATTCAAAGTCCTCGCAGCAAGCATCTCATTCTTCTTCGCCGGAAATAATGATGGAAGTCTAGGAGCACTAACACCCTACATCTTACGAACCTACAACGTAGGCACCGAATACGTAGCGTTGATGTAAGCACCCCTTTCCAGCCCAAACCCCCCTTAATACCCTATACCAACTTACCACTAGCTATGGCGCCACGTTCCTCGGCTGGCTCTTCGCCGCCGCAAAAAACAGCCACCTAATCCGGTACCTAAACCTCGGTGCCATCCTCACCCTGGGCGCCTTCATCCAACTCCTCGCCCACACCCTCCGCTGCTGGACCCCACCCTGCGCCCTCTACGTCATCACCTTCTTCTTCCAAGCAACAGGCATGGCGTACAATGAATCCCACGCCAACACTTTTGTCGCCTCCATCGACGGCGCACACCGACTGTTGGGTTTCATCCACGCCATGTATGCACTAGGTTGTCTAATTAGCCCGTTTGTAGCGACTGCTATTGCAGCGAGAGTGGGCGGGGAGTGGATGTTGTTTTATTTGTATCTTGTAGGCATTGGAGTGGTGAATGTGGGGGTTGTGGGTGTAGCGTTTAGGGATTGTTTGGGTATGCATGCAAAACCACAGCAGTCTGCTGCTCCTGGAGACCCTTATGGTGAGGGTAGTCGCAGCAGGATTGCTAATCGTGATATCATCGATACGCTCAAGTCGCCGTCGGTCTATTTGCTTTCGCTCTTTTACTTCTTCATGTTGGGCACGGGGATCACGGCTGGTGGGTGGGTGGTTGAGTATTTGATCGAGGCTCGGAACGGCCGTCTACCTGATATCGGGTATGTTCCTGCGGGGCTGTGGGGTGGAGTGTTTCTTGGACGAGTGGTTTTGGCGGAACCTACGCATCGCTTTGGGGAAAGAAGGATGACGATGGTGTACTGCGTTTTGATACTTGCATTACAACTGGTCTTTTGGCTGGTCCCGAGTTTGGTCGGTGGCGCCGTGTCCATCTCGATAATAGGTTTCTTCTATGGATCTATGTTCGCTACGGTAAGGCTGTCTCAAAGTGCAAAGATTGAGTGTACATGCTAATTTTTGATAGGGAATGAGTATTGGATCGAAATTGTTCCTAAAGGAGATCCAAACTACGGCACTTGGATTTGTCTTTGTACTAGCGCAAGCCGGGGGCTCGTTCTTTCCGGCTGTCACGGGTATCATTGTTAGTGAAGCAGGAGTCAGGGTCATGCAGCCTGTGCTCGTAGGCTTGATAGTCTCAATGGGAATCTCGTGGGCGCTGGTACCAAAGGTGAAAAAGCGGAATGAGTGAGCGGTCATGCATCATGAAAGGATACCCCACGCTCTACAGACGAATCGAAGACGAACTCGGATTTTTTTTTCTTAGTTTGGCGACGTAATAAAAAACCCCACCTGTTGTATTGAAAATCAGCCGACGTATTCTCCAACCATGATGTACATATGGTAGATGTCTACTCCAAACCCGGTAATTATGCAGGGATGATATTAGCCACACTCCTCCAAAAGTCACATCGAGCACCTCGTCCATTTTCCCAATTATACGCATTTCCCAGGGTAAACTCATTTACAAGTCCGGGTCCCATAGCATACGTTAAATTGACCGGCGCTATCGTTCGACTCGGGTCTTGAATCAGCTGACCACCAGTCTGATTAAGGTTGACGAGATACGGTTGTGGGACGGTGTAAACAGGCCACTGGGTTGCTGCTCTAACTTTGGCTGTTGCATTTGAGCCGGCAGCAACAGAGGCTGGGATCGAGGGATTGCCTTTCGTAATGAAGTTGCCCCAAATCGTCATGAAGGCGCGTTGGAAGTCGACACTGAGGAATGGCACTTTTCCAAGTGGGCCAAGGTAGCCGGCCACATCTATGGCATGTGTGGCTGGCAAGGCGCTGTATTGATATTGGTACGATGTACGACCGCCGCCGGAGTATGCTGCAGCGATCCAGTATGAGGGACAGATGAAGGTTAACTCTGCATAAAGATTCTATGTGGTGTTAGCAATGCGAAAAATGTGCGGAGGAAAGTGAACGTACGTTTGCTCGTTGTTGTTGCCCCACAGCGACCGAGCTTTGGTCAAGTGCACTGGGTCCTGAGAGACCGGTGGTTGCGAATTTGACCGCATTGGGTGACTCCGTATTGTTTTTGATAGGGTACCAAGCCAGGACTTCGGCAATATCCGAGTCCGAAAAACCGGGTAGGGTGCCTCGAAGCCACGACATAAATTGGTCTTGAGAGGTGATATTTTGCGGTACAAACAACGGCCCTTCGTCTGTATATATTTTGTTAGTTCCAGTATATTATTCATTCTGATTGCTTGATTCTTACCGGCAGCATTTCCAACCAAGGCGGTTCGCCCATTCACACGCTTTTCAAGCAGCTGCTTACTCGGTGTACTTTGCACAAATGATCCGTCGGTAACGGGAAGGAAGGTCCATTGGCCAGCAGCTCCGGCAGCTCCAACTTGAGTTGAAGCGTTCTGCAATGTTGCGGTGTCCTTTGAGAGAAGGCACTCAAAAACCGTGGAATTCGCATCTTCGCATTCGTCTACCGGGCATCCCGCGCGCTCCGCAAATGCATAGTAGCTCTTTGTCGGTATCGAAGCATTATATGCGTGCTGTTTTGGCAAATACGGCGAGGCAGCGATGATGTTGTGGAATAGCGAGTTTTTGTCGTGCCCACCATATGCCATGTCGTGTAGCATAACGGAGCCACCACCGGAGC from Pyrenophora tritici-repentis strain M4 chromosome 1, whole genome shotgun sequence encodes the following:
- a CDS encoding zf-RING-2 multi-domain protein; the protein is MLGSRDLADYAAMQPFLDAENNARERRQVTNPMLPLPTTHFSTELLRSAANAPAIVAASTPSTAATFISNHTVHVTPMSPNDECAICLESYTEELCLRIIGITGCNHHIGAKCLRQLLCSSPHAEKRCPLCRAFWIPRARVFPSVLRSTNIHDLNEPSGAGTPSSIRAYGQRAGHLPAINDQRPRPLPRLEALHTNLNRPQVPQAPIVIDSDSESEEEYATQVRSFQEFTRDVADIRERAQLTDRAHVARQRRHRYRSVSGHRDIGGTSNEMSNRLGRSNTLGGGDIRNRNGAFNRILNTGRHFNLFRLPPDDAPSYTNPAEGFPAANSPTLPTLPDQVFDRLGMAPVLARTPENTFTAPPAPSSPVFHAMTSPLAIPSSPTYHGFSSGPAATHVPNRDNVMSNANNAVPQRPTLQASSLQHTDELTRREQALIQREEDLNYRGQALDALQTAQNVRHHHLDRREAAVLERERNTEALLLDLQRRRTELAELLGRQREEVNRVLGS
- a CDS encoding PAT1 multi-domain protein — encoded protein: MIFGGLEIVAGGYLLHRHYRKKNEKERVDQDTQHKRNKTFPGATCTKQQQNWPQQANHHAQHQQPPAIPPQKYACYAPVVPQQPRPQFCQSQAEPQANTQFQHRPHAPPHTQSFNIPRRPVPQRKPQIIIQPSLQRSDSFATLSRMPIANGTRPQNAQEQESRALSPAIPRNGPYGNAGFSVSTPAFGATPTSPGLTYEMAGDQAYSAGHTANHDWETYRYEHGHQGAAYTPTVSTELGEYDAPPPPYRP
- a CDS encoding FucP, Fucose permease, with protein sequence MESKSKHEASLGELELQPTREPAIENPTTRLNPPIEETSLTKRNLFKVLAASISFFFAGNNDGSLGALTPYILRTYNVGTEYVALIYGATFLGWLFAAAKNSHLIRYLNLGAILTLGAFIQLLAHTLRCWTPPCALYVITFFFQATGMAYNESHANTFVASIDGAHRLLGFIHAMYALGCLISPFVATAIAARVGGEWMLFYLYLVGIGVVNVGVVGVAFRDCLGMHAKPQQSAAPGDPYGEGSRSRIANRDIIDTLKSPSVYLLSLFYFFMLGTGITAGGWVVEYLIEARNGRLPDIGYVPAGLWGGVFLGRVVLAEPTHRFGERRMTMVYCVLILALQLVFWLVPSLVGGAVSISIIGFFYGSMFATGMSIGSKLFLKEIQTTALGFVFVLAQAGGSFFPAVTGIIVSEAGVRVMQPVLVGLIVSMGISWALVPKVKKRNE
- a CDS encoding PnbA, Carboxylesterase type B, with product MQLISLFAGVLSVSCTAVASPHSQPFSELLRQRHSTTSGSLEVDLGYEIYRGVSNSSTGINTWKGIRFAAPPTGKLRWQLPHTPAVNRTRTIQADTYGSECKQVAAGGSPATFQLAPGSEDCLFLNVQSPANATNLPVLVWIHGGGYGLGSGQQDFTDILTTNGLNFVVVSIQYRLGPFGFLASDEVARKGVVNAGLHDQYLALQWIQAYISQFGGDPSAVTISGESSGGGSVMLHDMAYGGHDKNSLFHNIIAASPYLPKQHAYNASIPTKSYYAFAERAGCPVDECEDANSTVFECLLSKDTATLQNASTQVGAAGAAGQWTFLPVTDGSFVQSTPSKQLLEKRVNGRTALVGNAADEGPLFVPQNITSQDQFMSWLRGTLPGFSDSDIAEVLAWYPIKNNTESPNAVKFATTGLSGPSALDQSSVAVGQQQRANNLYAELTFICPSYWIAAAYSGGGRTSYQYQYSALPATHAIDVAGYLGPLGKVPFLSVDFQRAFMTIWGNFITKGNPSIPASVAAGSNATAKVRAATQWPVYTVPQPYLVNLNQTGGQLIQDPSRTIAPVNLTYAMGPGLVNEFTLGNAYNWENGRGARCDFWRSVANIIPA